Proteins from a single region of Phycisphaeraceae bacterium D3-23:
- a CDS encoding hydroxymethylglutaryl-CoA lyase, producing the protein MPDLQLPSRVKIVEVGPRDGLQNEKQPIDTATKIELINRLASAGLGYIEAGSFVNPKWVPQMAGSADVFAGIDRRAGVTYAALTPNYKGFERALEAKADEVAIFASASESFSQKNINCSIAESLERFAPVMAAAQTAGLRVRGYVSCIAGCPYEGDVSVDRVRGVVASLIELGCYEVSLGDTIGVGTPGQVQSVIAACTQDSAVEHLAVHFHDTYGQALANIFAALQMGVSVVDSSVAGLGGCPYAAGASGNVATEDLVYMLNGLKIEHGISLDTLIEAGRFIAGRLDRANGSKVAQAKQPAETAD; encoded by the coding sequence ATGCCTGACCTCCAACTGCCTTCCCGGGTGAAGATCGTCGAGGTCGGCCCGCGCGACGGGCTGCAGAACGAGAAGCAGCCGATCGACACGGCGACGAAGATCGAACTCATCAACCGCCTCGCGTCGGCGGGGCTTGGGTACATCGAGGCCGGTAGTTTTGTGAACCCCAAGTGGGTGCCGCAGATGGCGGGCAGCGCGGATGTCTTCGCGGGGATCGATCGGCGAGCCGGCGTGACCTACGCGGCGCTGACGCCGAACTACAAGGGTTTTGAGCGTGCTCTCGAAGCGAAGGCCGACGAGGTCGCGATCTTTGCGTCGGCATCCGAGTCGTTTAGTCAGAAGAACATCAACTGCTCGATCGCCGAGAGCTTGGAGCGTTTTGCGCCGGTGATGGCGGCCGCGCAGACTGCGGGGTTGCGGGTGCGCGGGTATGTGTCGTGTATCGCGGGCTGTCCGTATGAGGGCGATGTGTCGGTGGATCGGGTGCGCGGAGTTGTTGCTTCGCTCATCGAGCTGGGCTGCTACGAAGTGTCGCTCGGCGACACGATCGGCGTCGGCACGCCGGGCCAGGTGCAATCGGTCATCGCGGCCTGCACGCAAGACAGCGCCGTCGAGCACCTCGCGGTCCACTTCCACGACACCTACGGCCAGGCTCTGGCCAACATCTTCGCCGCGCTGCAGATGGGCGTCTCCGTCGTCGATAGTTCCGTCGCGGGGCTGGGCGGCTGCCCCTACGCGGCGGGGGCGTCGGGCAACGTCGCGACGGAGGATCTGGTCTACATGCTCAACGGCTTGAAGATCGAACACGGTATCAGCCTCGACACACTCATCGAAGCAGGCCGGTTTATTGCTGGTAGACTGGATCGCGCCAACGGGTCGAAAGTAGCGCAGGCGAAACAGCCCGCCGAAACGGCCGACTGA
- a CDS encoding CoA transferase subunit A, translating to MSGFDKVVTSYEAAMAGLQDNMTIIAGGFGLCGIPEGLITQIKKMGTTGLTVVSNNAGVDGFGLGLLLEDRQIKKMVASYVGENELFEKQLLSGELEVELTPQGTLAEKIRAGGAGIPAFFTATGYGTPVGEGKEAREYHGRPHILEESITGDFALVKGWKADRFGNVIYRQTAQNFNPMVATAGKVTVVEVEEIVEPGTLDPNHIHTPGIYVDRVIKGTFEKRIEQRTISS from the coding sequence ATGTCGGGTTTTGACAAAGTCGTGACGAGCTACGAGGCGGCGATGGCCGGGCTCCAGGACAACATGACGATCATCGCCGGGGGCTTTGGGCTCTGCGGGATCCCCGAAGGGCTGATCACGCAGATCAAGAAGATGGGGACGACAGGCCTCACCGTCGTCTCTAACAACGCCGGCGTCGACGGCTTCGGGCTCGGGCTGCTGCTCGAAGACCGACAAATCAAGAAGATGGTCGCGTCGTACGTCGGCGAAAACGAGCTGTTCGAGAAGCAACTCCTGTCGGGCGAGCTGGAAGTTGAGCTGACCCCGCAGGGCACCCTGGCCGAGAAGATCCGCGCGGGTGGGGCGGGCATCCCCGCGTTCTTCACGGCGACGGGCTACGGCACGCCGGTCGGCGAGGGCAAGGAAGCCCGCGAGTATCACGGCCGACCGCACATCCTCGAAGAATCCATCACCGGCGACTTCGCGCTGGTCAAGGGCTGGAAGGCCGACCGCTTCGGCAACGTGATCTACCGCCAGACGGCGCAGAACTTCAACCCGATGGTGGCGACAGCCGGGAAAGTTACAGTGGTTGAAGTTGAAGAGATCGTCGAGCCCGGCACGCTGGACCCCAACCACATCCACACCCCGGGCATCTACGTGGATCGCGTGATCAAGGGCACGTTTGAAAAACGCATCGAGCAGCGCACCATAAGCAGCTAG
- a CDS encoding CoA transferase subunit B codes for MSLTREQLAQRVARELKDGYYVNLGIGIPTLVANYVPDGIEVMLQSENGLLGMGPFPTEDEVDADLINAGKQTVTTATGASIFSSAESFAMIRGGHVDLTVLGAFEIDVEGNIASWMIPGKLIKGMGGAMDLVAGADNIIVTMTHADKRGNSKLLPKCTLPLTGAACINRVVTDLAYLEIQGGKFHLKERAPGVSVEEIAEKTAGELVVPDDVPEMEF; via the coding sequence ATGTCTCTCACCCGCGAACAACTCGCGCAGCGCGTCGCACGCGAGCTCAAAGACGGCTACTACGTCAACCTCGGCATCGGTATCCCCACGCTCGTCGCCAACTACGTGCCCGACGGGATCGAGGTCATGCTGCAATCGGAGAACGGGCTCCTCGGGATGGGGCCGTTCCCGACCGAGGACGAGGTCGATGCCGACCTGATCAATGCCGGCAAGCAGACCGTGACCACCGCGACGGGCGCGTCGATCTTTTCCTCGGCCGAGTCGTTCGCGATGATCCGCGGCGGGCACGTGGACCTGACCGTGCTGGGCGCATTCGAGATCGACGTTGAGGGCAACATCGCGAGCTGGATGATCCCCGGCAAGCTCATCAAGGGGATGGGTGGCGCGATGGACCTCGTCGCGGGTGCCGACAACATCATTGTCACGATGACGCACGCGGATAAGCGCGGCAACTCGAAGCTCCTGCCCAAGTGTACGCTCCCGTTGACCGGTGCGGCCTGCATTAACCGGGTGGTCACCGACCTGGCGTACCTCGAAATCCAGGGCGGCAAATTCCACCTGAAAGAACGTGCCCCCGGCGTCAGCGTCGAGGAGATCGCCGAGAAAACTGCGGGAGAATTGGTCGTCCCGGACGACGTGCCCGAGATGGAATTTTAG
- the hppD gene encoding 4-hydroxyphenylpyruvate dioxygenase has product MTSPAGTSQDQAGLSVQPDPATQDGGNPLGLRNIDHVEFWVDDAEHWASSYERCYGMLRRAFGDTQSGVDGKRSYVVGQGRINFVFSQPEGDSKQAGVLRDHLDKHGCAVRDVAFRVDDPAAALKQAVAAGAPEHSAYTDAGGYGHTAIKTYGDTVHSFITRTGGCVGTFAPGYENLPGGIEDGDINFMMIDHVVANVEVMDEWANFYERVFGFKEIGYFDINSGKSALMSKVLGGTDGYIKMPINEPTGKNSQIQIYLDDNNGPGVQHIALLTSDIIRATAAMRREGVDFLEVPDTYYEEVPKRVPLLKEDLAKLQELKILVDQDCPDGYLLQLFTQPVFDRPTLFHEIIQRRGNSEGFGEGNFQALFEAIEREQAKRGLL; this is encoded by the coding sequence ATGACTTCTCCCGCTGGAACCTCCCAGGATCAGGCCGGGCTATCCGTACAGCCGGACCCCGCGACCCAGGACGGTGGCAACCCGCTTGGGCTCCGTAACATCGACCATGTCGAGTTCTGGGTCGACGACGCCGAGCACTGGGCATCGAGCTACGAACGCTGCTACGGCATGCTCCGCCGCGCATTCGGCGACACCCAATCCGGCGTCGATGGCAAGCGTTCGTACGTCGTCGGCCAGGGCCGGATCAACTTCGTCTTCAGCCAGCCCGAGGGCGACTCGAAGCAGGCGGGTGTCCTCCGCGACCACCTCGACAAGCACGGCTGTGCGGTACGCGATGTCGCGTTCCGTGTCGACGACCCGGCCGCGGCGCTCAAGCAGGCCGTCGCCGCCGGTGCGCCCGAGCACAGCGCCTACACCGACGCAGGCGGCTACGGCCACACCGCCATCAAAACCTACGGCGACACCGTCCACTCCTTCATCACACGCACCGGCGGCTGCGTCGGCACCTTCGCGCCCGGCTACGAGAACCTGCCCGGCGGGATCGAGGACGGTGACATCAACTTCATGATGATCGACCACGTCGTCGCCAACGTCGAGGTTATGGACGAGTGGGCCAACTTCTACGAACGGGTCTTCGGCTTCAAGGAGATCGGCTACTTCGACATCAACTCCGGCAAGTCCGCGCTCATGAGCAAAGTCCTCGGCGGGACCGACGGCTACATCAAGATGCCCATCAACGAACCCACCGGCAAGAACAGCCAGATACAGATCTACCTCGACGACAACAACGGCCCGGGCGTCCAGCACATCGCGCTCTTGACCAGCGACATCATCCGCGCGACCGCCGCGATGCGCCGCGAAGGCGTTGACTTCCTGGAAGTCCCCGACACGTATTACGAAGAGGTGCCCAAACGTGTGCCACTTCTCAAGGAGGACTTGGCCAAGCTGCAGGAACTGAAGATCCTCGTTGACCAAGACTGCCCGGATGGCTACCTGCTGCAGCTCTTCACGCAGCCGGTGTTTGATCGGCCGACGCTGTTCCACGAGATCATCCAGCGACGCGGCAACTCCGAGGGCTTCGGCGAGGGCAACTTCCAGGCCCTGTTCGAGGCGATCGAACGCGAGCAGGCGAAGCGCGGGCTGCTCTAA
- a CDS encoding fumarylacetoacetate hydrolase family protein, with protein MDLRIAQSAAHVTIGSFRDFYAFEQHVSTCRAKRGLEMVPQWYEQPVFYFSNHRSIVGDGAEVFAPLGCNELDFELEIGVVIGKAGRDIAEADAWDHVLGFTIVNDLSARDLQRAEMKVGLGPSKGKDFATAVGPEVVPLKALRDAINSDGRVSLAMSCDVNGKRLSQGNAADMHFTWPQIIAHASRDTELRPGDLLGSGTVGTGCILELGPDNTGGWLKPGDGVTMQIERLGTLTTRIVERAAQGNQPNESAPAQAPADEG; from the coding sequence ATGGACCTGCGCATCGCACAATCCGCCGCCCACGTCACGATCGGCTCGTTCCGTGACTTCTATGCCTTCGAGCAGCACGTCTCGACGTGTCGCGCCAAACGCGGGCTCGAGATGGTGCCGCAGTGGTACGAGCAGCCGGTGTTTTACTTCTCGAACCACCGGTCGATCGTGGGCGACGGCGCAGAAGTGTTCGCGCCCCTCGGCTGCAACGAGCTGGACTTTGAGCTGGAGATCGGTGTCGTGATCGGAAAAGCCGGCCGCGACATCGCCGAAGCCGACGCGTGGGACCATGTCCTCGGATTTACGATCGTCAACGACTTGAGCGCCCGCGACCTGCAGCGGGCCGAGATGAAGGTCGGGCTTGGCCCATCGAAGGGCAAGGATTTTGCTACGGCGGTCGGGCCAGAAGTGGTGCCGCTCAAAGCGTTGCGCGACGCGATCAACAGTGACGGCAGGGTCTCGCTCGCGATGTCGTGCGATGTCAACGGCAAACGGCTTTCGCAAGGCAACGCGGCCGACATGCACTTCACCTGGCCACAAATCATCGCCCACGCCTCGCGCGATACGGAACTCCGGCCCGGCGACCTGCTGGGCTCGGGCACCGTCGGCACGGGCTGTATCCTCGAGCTCGGCCCCGACAACACCGGCGGCTGGCTCAAGCCTGGCGACGGCGTCACCATGCAGATCGAACGGCTGGGCACACTCACGACGCGCATCGTCGAGCGGGCAGCACAAGGCAATCAACCTAACGAGTCGGCCCCGGCGCAGGCCCCGGCCGACGAAGGATAA
- a CDS encoding homogentisate 1,2-dioxygenase: MPHYMKLGSVPRKRHIKHTRPKAESHLGEGIYYEHVVTTEGFNRAYSILYHLRPPTRVRKMEHVGQVPLKAADPVELRHHHIVTGDMPRTGDPVTGRVPMMFNNDLAAYRCRPAEEQSTIFRNGAADEVVYIHEGGGWLESNYGKVRYKPMDYVVIPRTTNYRFVPDDVSKEDYLVIESFGSIRIPDHYHNPDGQLMLGMPYYERDFHGPSELVTIDDPTDTDVVIKDHDRLTRVTHCSHPFDVVGWDGLVYPYTFNAMDFEPLTGTIHLPPPVQQTFEARGYVLCTFAPRHLDHHPEAVKVPYVHSNVEADEVLFYSRGNFASRRGVTHGSMTLHPGGIPHGPHPGTIMASMDHERTEELAVMFDTDRKLHITPEALGMDDPQYPFSWLDDPQN, encoded by the coding sequence ATGCCGCACTACATGAAACTCGGCAGCGTGCCGCGCAAGCGACACATCAAGCACACCCGCCCCAAGGCTGAGAGCCACCTGGGCGAAGGCATCTACTACGAGCATGTGGTCACGACCGAGGGCTTCAACCGCGCGTATTCGATCCTGTACCACCTGCGCCCGCCGACCCGGGTCCGCAAGATGGAACACGTCGGACAGGTCCCGCTCAAGGCCGCCGACCCGGTCGAGCTGCGTCACCACCACATCGTGACCGGCGACATGCCGCGCACCGGCGACCCCGTCACCGGCCGCGTGCCGATGATGTTCAACAACGACCTGGCCGCCTACCGCTGCCGGCCGGCCGAAGAGCAATCGACAATCTTCCGCAACGGCGCGGCCGACGAAGTCGTCTACATCCACGAAGGCGGCGGCTGGCTCGAAAGTAACTACGGCAAGGTCCGCTACAAGCCGATGGACTACGTCGTCATTCCGCGCACGACGAACTACCGCTTCGTGCCCGACGATGTGAGCAAGGAAGACTACCTCGTCATCGAGTCGTTCGGCTCGATCCGCATCCCCGACCACTACCACAACCCCGACGGCCAGCTCATGCTCGGGATGCCGTACTACGAGCGCGACTTCCACGGGCCTTCGGAACTCGTCACGATCGACGACCCGACCGACACCGATGTCGTCATCAAAGACCACGACCGGCTGACGCGCGTCACGCACTGCAGCCACCCGTTCGATGTCGTCGGCTGGGACGGGCTGGTCTATCCGTACACATTCAACGCGATGGACTTTGAGCCGTTGACCGGCACGATCCACCTCCCGCCGCCCGTGCAGCAGACATTCGAGGCGCGTGGGTATGTGCTGTGTACGTTCGCGCCGCGTCACCTCGACCACCACCCCGAGGCGGTCAAGGTGCCTTATGTGCACAGCAACGTCGAGGCCGACGAGGTGTTGTTTTACTCACGCGGCAACTTCGCGTCGCGACGCGGCGTCACGCACGGCTCGATGACGCTTCACCCCGGCGGCATCCCGCACGGGCCCCACCCCGGCACGATCATGGCGTCGATGGACCACGAACGCACCGAAGAACTCGCGGTCATGTTCGACACCGACCGCAAGCTGCACATCACGCCCGAGGCGCTGGGCATGGACGACCCACAGTACCCGTTCTCGTGGCTGGACGACCCCCAGAACTGA
- a CDS encoding flavin reductase family protein, giving the protein MQINPDDLQPHEFYRYLVQVITPRPIAWVSTVSPSGVTNLAPFSFFNGVGANPPSVVFSPVNNRKGEKKDTLKNIEANGQFVVNIVSHTLAQQMNQTAYEYGYEVSEFEQAGIATLPSDRVAPPRVAETPVAMECELIQIVNVGEGPLGANLVIGRIVMMHLAQGVCSDDGVLDPAALDTIGRMGGADYSTTRDRFEMPRPTGPKA; this is encoded by the coding sequence ATGCAGATCAACCCCGACGACCTCCAGCCCCACGAGTTCTACCGCTACCTCGTGCAGGTCATCACCCCGCGACCCATCGCGTGGGTCTCGACGGTTTCGCCGAGCGGTGTGACGAACCTTGCGCCGTTTAGTTTTTTCAACGGCGTCGGCGCGAACCCGCCGAGCGTCGTGTTTTCGCCCGTGAATAACCGGAAGGGTGAAAAGAAAGACACGCTCAAAAACATTGAAGCCAACGGGCAATTCGTCGTCAACATCGTTTCGCACACCCTGGCCCAGCAGATGAACCAGACGGCGTACGAGTACGGTTACGAGGTCAGCGAGTTCGAGCAGGCGGGGATCGCGACGCTGCCCAGCGACCGCGTCGCGCCGCCGCGCGTGGCCGAAACGCCGGTCGCGATGGAGTGTGAGTTGATCCAGATCGTTAATGTCGGCGAGGGCCCGCTGGGCGCAAACCTTGTGATCGGGCGGATCGTCATGATGCACCTGGCCCAGGGGGTATGCAGCGATGATGGCGTCCTCGACCCGGCGGCGCTCGACACCATCGGCCGCATGGGCGGTGCCGACTACAGCACAACCCGCGACCGCTTCGAGATGCCCCGGCCCACCGGCCCTAAGGCCTGA
- a CDS encoding tryptophan 2,3-dioxygenase family protein: protein MARRNTQDVNYTEYLRLDRILDAQYPESAKFGEPAHDETLFIITHQAYELWFKQILHELHSVQRLFNTDTLDDRDLGTIVQRVERVVAILKLLIEQIGVLETMTPLDFLDFRDLLVPASGFQSIQFKELEITLGLKSAQRIAYDRHSFCTRLSAEERCHLAKLESTASLFELLQGWLERMPFLSFGEFKFWQAYSDAVDRMLAGDREIITGNPALSEEQTAKQLDGLATTRSLFDSLLHEENYQPLLDEGFFRMSRHAVLSALFIHLYRDEPILHLPFQALSGLAEVDEQLTTWRQRHAMMVHRMLGGKIGTGGSSGHEYLSNTASQNRVFRDLFHLSTFLIPRSELPTLPEDLRQELGFRFRPPNV, encoded by the coding sequence ATGGCTCGACGCAATACCCAAGACGTGAACTACACCGAGTACCTCCGGCTGGACCGCATCCTCGATGCGCAGTACCCCGAGAGCGCGAAGTTCGGCGAGCCCGCGCACGACGAAACGCTTTTCATCATCACGCACCAGGCCTACGAGCTTTGGTTCAAGCAGATCCTGCATGAGCTCCACTCGGTCCAGCGGCTCTTCAATACCGACACGCTCGACGACCGCGACCTTGGGACCATCGTCCAGCGCGTCGAGCGCGTCGTCGCGATTCTCAAACTTTTGATCGAGCAGATCGGCGTCCTCGAGACGATGACCCCGCTCGACTTCCTCGACTTCCGCGACCTGCTCGTCCCGGCCTCGGGGTTCCAGAGCATCCAGTTCAAAGAGCTCGAGATCACGCTCGGGCTCAAGTCCGCGCAGCGCATCGCCTACGACCGCCACAGCTTCTGCACCCGCCTATCGGCGGAGGAGCGTTGCCACCTCGCCAAACTCGAATCCACCGCGAGCTTGTTCGAGCTTCTGCAGGGCTGGCTGGAGCGCATGCCGTTCCTCAGCTTCGGTGAATTCAAGTTCTGGCAGGCGTATAGCGACGCCGTCGACCGAATGCTCGCGGGCGACCGGGAGATCATTACCGGGAACCCCGCGCTGAGCGAAGAACAGACCGCGAAGCAACTCGATGGGCTGGCCACGACCCGCTCGCTCTTCGACTCGCTGCTCCACGAAGAAAACTATCAACCACTGCTCGATGAGGGCTTCTTCCGCATGTCACGGCACGCGGTGTTGTCCGCGTTGTTCATTCATCTCTACCGCGACGAGCCGATCCTGCATCTGCCGTTCCAGGCGTTGAGCGGGTTGGCCGAGGTCGATGAGCAACTCACCACCTGGCGTCAACGCCACGCGATGATGGTCCACCGCATGCTCGGCGGCAAGATCGGCACGGGCGGCTCATCGGGCCACGAGTACCTCAGCAATACCGCGTCGCAGAACCGCGTGTTCCGCGACCTGTTCCATCTCTCGACGTTCCTGATCCCACGCTCCGAGTTGCCGACGCTGCCCGAGGACTTACGACAGGAACTCGGCTTCCGTTTCCGCCCGCCCAACGTTTAG
- a CDS encoding aminotransferase class V-fold PLP-dependent enzyme — MLSYKQYFGTALEAMEDTLHFAAHSHHLWPDVTRDAMLVCWRDGAGLNDAKWGRVFGEVIPEAQRHIANTLSLPKPEQIVFGPNVHGFFLRLLSCLPADSPPRILSTDGEFHSFSRQAKRLAEDRLIALDSVPCDPFDTLCDRLCSALADNTYDLVYLSQVFFDSGRALPWIEKILGAVRDADTLIAIDGYHGFMALPTDLSGIADRVFYLAGGYKYAMSGEGCCFMAVPPGCKLRPRDTGWYASFSTLAGQADRVAYADDGWRFAGATFDPAGVYRMNAVFRWLDEIGLTVGAMHQRAAALQSQFLDRLTALKHPQLNADTLLGGPGDGQGRFLTFDLGSAGAALSFTNALEKAGVRIDSRAGRVRFGFGLYHDPADIDALTQRIQHLHTGAAP, encoded by the coding sequence TTGCTCTCGTACAAGCAATACTTTGGGACCGCGCTCGAGGCGATGGAAGACACGCTGCACTTCGCGGCGCACAGCCATCACCTCTGGCCGGACGTGACACGCGATGCAATGTTGGTGTGCTGGCGCGACGGCGCGGGGCTCAACGACGCGAAGTGGGGCCGTGTATTTGGCGAAGTGATCCCCGAGGCGCAGCGGCACATCGCGAACACGCTGTCGCTGCCGAAACCCGAGCAGATTGTCTTCGGGCCGAATGTACACGGTTTTTTTCTGCGGCTGCTGTCGTGCCTGCCGGCAGACTCCCCGCCGCGCATCCTTTCGACCGACGGCGAGTTCCACAGCTTTTCGCGTCAGGCGAAACGGCTTGCAGAGGACCGGCTGATCGCGTTGGACAGTGTGCCGTGCGACCCGTTCGATACGCTCTGTGATCGACTGTGTTCAGCGCTTGCGGACAATACATATGACTTGGTCTATCTCAGCCAGGTGTTTTTTGATAGTGGGCGCGCGCTGCCGTGGATCGAGAAGATTCTCGGGGCGGTGCGGGATGCCGATACGTTGATCGCCATCGATGGTTACCACGGCTTCATGGCGCTGCCGACGGATCTCTCCGGCATCGCCGACCGTGTGTTCTATCTGGCGGGCGGCTACAAGTACGCGATGAGCGGGGAGGGCTGCTGCTTTATGGCGGTCCCGCCGGGGTGCAAGCTGCGACCGCGTGACACCGGGTGGTACGCGAGTTTTTCGACGCTCGCCGGGCAAGCCGATCGTGTGGCGTATGCCGATGACGGCTGGCGTTTCGCCGGCGCGACGTTCGACCCGGCAGGCGTCTACCGGATGAACGCGGTGTTCCGCTGGCTTGACGAGATCGGACTGACGGTGGGTGCGATGCACCAGCGGGCGGCCGCGCTCCAGTCGCAGTTCCTGGACCGGCTTACCGCACTGAAGCATCCACAGCTCAACGCCGACACGCTGCTGGGCGGGCCCGGTGATGGGCAGGGCAGATTCCTGACATTCGACCTCGGCAGCGCCGGGGCCGCGCTATCATTCACCAACGCACTTGAAAAAGCGGGCGTCCGCATCGACAGCCGAGCTGGCCGGGTCCGTTTCGGTTTTGGCTTGTACCACGACCCGGCCGACATCGATGCGTTAACTCAGCGCATCCAACACCTCCACACCGGAGCCGCCCCATGA
- a CDS encoding phenylalanine 4-monooxygenase: MNVTSDATPTAGLTTAKAPYIENAKRNGEMFIAQPYELYSEENQDTWRRLYAKIRPYWEKYSNPKFMQGVENLMLDPDRIPRMQEINDKLNPLTGFKAEAVAGYIPAYIFFDCIRRRIFPTTITIRDGAKLDYLPEPDIFHDVAGHVPMHTDTRFADVLVRFGEVAREAALRAQSMSEGAERLHLVESNIKALARFFWFTVEFGLMKQPKSQWGVCAYGSGLLSSTGELEYCVTSPKVQRYPAQLEWVINQYFEIDHYQPLLFVIDHFEHLFSMVDELETWLHDGKLDNVSPGEPAINEEDLKSFLEADVKS, encoded by the coding sequence ATGAATGTGACCTCCGACGCCACCCCGACCGCGGGGCTGACCACCGCCAAGGCCCCGTACATTGAGAATGCCAAACGCAACGGCGAGATGTTTATCGCCCAGCCCTACGAGCTCTACTCCGAGGAGAACCAGGACACCTGGCGACGGCTGTACGCGAAGATTCGACCCTACTGGGAGAAGTACTCGAACCCGAAGTTCATGCAGGGCGTCGAGAACCTGATGCTCGACCCGGATCGTATCCCGCGGATGCAGGAGATCAACGACAAGCTCAACCCGCTAACAGGGTTCAAGGCCGAGGCCGTCGCGGGCTACATCCCGGCGTACATCTTCTTCGACTGCATCCGCCGACGCATCTTCCCGACGACGATCACGATCCGCGACGGAGCGAAGCTCGACTACCTCCCCGAGCCCGACATCTTCCACGACGTTGCGGGCCACGTCCCGATGCACACGGATACACGTTTCGCGGATGTGCTTGTCCGTTTCGGCGAGGTCGCGCGTGAGGCGGCGCTCCGCGCGCAGTCGATGAGCGAGGGCGCAGAACGCCTGCACCTGGTCGAGAGCAACATCAAGGCGCTGGCTCGGTTCTTCTGGTTTACCGTCGAGTTCGGGCTCATGAAGCAGCCCAAGTCCCAGTGGGGCGTGTGCGCCTACGGCAGCGGGCTGCTCAGTTCCACCGGCGAGTTGGAGTACTGCGTGACCTCCCCAAAGGTCCAACGCTATCCCGCGCAGCTCGAGTGGGTCATCAACCAGTACTTCGAGATCGACCACTACCAGCCGCTGCTGTTTGTGATAGACCACTTCGAGCACCTGTTCAGCATGGTTGACGAGTTGGAAACATGGCTGCACGACGGCAAGCTTGACAACGTCAGCCCCGGCGAGCCGGCGATCAATGAGGAAGACTTGAAGTCGTTCCTGGAGGCGGATGTGAAAAGTTAG
- a CDS encoding DegT/DnrJ/EryC1/StrS family aminotransferase translates to MSDIPLSRPDITDAEVDAVVEVLRSGRLSIGPQQELFESKVAQRCERRQGIAVSSGTAGLHLVLAALGVGPGDEVVTTPFSFIASANCILMVGATPKFVDICPQSLNMDPAKLDAAITPKTKAIIAVEVFGQSKHMDAIEAVARKHEVPLIEDACEGLGGRLGDRAVGGFGRASVFGFYPNKQITTGEGGMIVTDDDHLAELCRSLRNQGRAQMSAVLAPAEDEAHATPDTGAWLDHPRLGYNYRLSEIAAALGVVQMDRLDAMLDARRHVADRYTDMLLDQPDLILPAAMPGEESKLSWFVYVVRLGTQYNREARDRVIAGMRRHDIGAANYFPCIHLQPFYRERFGFGPGDFPIAESISDRTLALPFHNHLTHKQADLVCQTLHVMLQRERMLLDE, encoded by the coding sequence ATGAGCGACATCCCCCTTAGCCGACCCGATATCACCGACGCGGAGGTCGACGCCGTCGTCGAAGTCCTGCGGTCGGGCCGACTCAGCATCGGCCCGCAGCAGGAGCTGTTCGAAAGCAAAGTCGCGCAGCGCTGCGAGCGTCGGCAAGGCATCGCCGTCTCCTCGGGTACGGCCGGGCTGCACCTCGTCCTCGCCGCGCTCGGCGTCGGTCCGGGCGACGAAGTCGTCACGACGCCGTTCTCCTTCATCGCCTCGGCCAACTGCATCCTGATGGTCGGCGCGACCCCGAAGTTTGTCGATATCTGCCCGCAGTCGCTCAACATGGACCCGGCCAAGCTCGACGCGGCGATCACGCCGAAGACCAAGGCCATCATCGCCGTCGAGGTCTTCGGCCAGTCCAAACACATGGACGCGATTGAGGCCGTCGCCCGCAAGCATGAAGTCCCACTCATCGAAGACGCCTGCGAGGGGCTCGGCGGCCGGCTGGGCGACCGCGCCGTCGGCGGGTTCGGACGCGCCAGCGTCTTCGGCTTCTACCCCAACAAGCAGATCACCACCGGCGAGGGCGGCATGATCGTTACCGACGACGACCACCTCGCCGAGCTGTGCCGCTCACTCCGCAACCAGGGCCGGGCGCAGATGAGCGCCGTGCTCGCGCCCGCGGAAGATGAAGCACACGCCACCCCTGACACCGGGGCCTGGCTCGACCACCCCCGGCTGGGCTACAACTACCGGCTGTCCGAAATCGCCGCGGCATTGGGCGTCGTGCAGATGGACCGGCTCGACGCCATGCTCGATGCGCGTCGGCATGTCGCCGATCGCTACACCGACATGCTGCTCGACCAGCCGGACCTGATTCTCCCCGCCGCGATGCCCGGCGAAGAGTCGAAGCTGTCTTGGTTCGTCTACGTCGTCCGCCTGGGCACGCAGTACAACCGCGAAGCGCGCGACCGCGTGATCGCGGGCATGCGACGCCACGACATCGGCGCAGCGAACTACTTCCCGTGCATCCACCTCCAGCCCTTCTACCGCGAGCGATTCGGCTTCGGCCCCGGCGACTTCCCGATCGCCGAGTCCATCAGCGACCGCACCCTCGCCCTGCCGTTCCACAACCACCTCACGCACAAGCAGGCCGACCTCGTCTGCCAGACCCTGCACGTCATGCTGCAGCGCGAGCGGATGCTGCTGGATGAGTAA